A single region of the Hyphomicrobiales bacterium genome encodes:
- a CDS encoding transposase, with the protein MNASTNVLRLRQPNEIDDPLTDILRTGARKLLAQAIEIEAEAYLASMRDLKLPDGRERLVRHGHGPERTIQTGIGPVEVSRVKIRDRGAEGEDRIRFSSAILPKWARRTKSLDALLPILYLRGLSTGDFQEALSALLGKDAPNLSPSAITRLTGEWQAEYEHWQARDLSARRYVYVWADGVYLQARMEDQAECMLVLIGATPEGKKELVGFQAGVRESAQSWRELLVEIKRRGLSIPPRIAVGDGALGFWKALDELFPGTHHQRCWLHKTANVLNKVPKSVQPGLKAALREIYLAPTRAQAEVAVDLFAEAYQARYPKAVECVRKDQRALLAFYDWPAEHWIHLRTTNPIESVFATVRHRTVRTKGSLSPTTARLMVFKLVMAAAKSWRRLMGENQLPKVIAGVRFKDGSEVIPMPTNSAA; encoded by the coding sequence ATGAACGCATCTACCAATGTTTTACGCCTGCGTCAGCCCAATGAGATTGACGATCCCCTGACGGATATTCTGCGAACCGGTGCCCGCAAGTTGCTGGCTCAAGCCATCGAGATCGAAGCCGAGGCTTATCTCGCCAGCATGCGCGATCTGAAGCTGCCGGATGGACGCGAACGCCTGGTCCGGCACGGCCATGGGCCGGAACGGACCATTCAGACCGGCATCGGCCCGGTGGAGGTCAGCCGCGTCAAGATCCGCGATCGTGGTGCTGAGGGAGAGGACCGCATCCGCTTTTCCTCGGCGATCCTGCCGAAATGGGCGCGCCGCACCAAAAGCCTGGATGCGCTGCTGCCGATCCTCTACCTGCGCGGGCTCTCGACCGGCGACTTCCAGGAGGCGCTCTCAGCCTTGCTCGGCAAGGATGCTCCGAACCTCTCGCCCTCCGCCATTACCCGACTGACGGGCGAATGGCAGGCCGAGTACGAGCATTGGCAGGCGCGGGACCTGTCGGCCCGCCGATACGTCTACGTCTGGGCCGACGGCGTCTATCTCCAGGCCCGGATGGAGGATCAGGCCGAATGCATGCTGGTGCTGATCGGCGCCACGCCGGAGGGCAAGAAGGAACTGGTCGGCTTCCAGGCCGGGGTGCGCGAGAGCGCCCAGAGCTGGCGCGAGCTTCTCGTCGAGATCAAGCGAAGGGGCCTGTCCATCCCACCCCGGATCGCCGTCGGGGATGGGGCACTGGGCTTCTGGAAAGCGCTCGACGAGCTCTTTCCCGGCACGCATCATCAGCGCTGCTGGCTGCACAAGACCGCCAACGTGCTCAACAAGGTGCCGAAATCCGTGCAACCGGGCCTGAAGGCGGCCCTGCGGGAGATCTATCTCGCGCCCACCCGCGCGCAGGCCGAGGTGGCCGTCGATCTGTTTGCCGAGGCCTACCAGGCGCGCTATCCCAAGGCAGTGGAGTGCGTGCGCAAGGACCAGCGGGCGCTGCTGGCGTTCTATGACTGGCCGGCGGAACACTGGATCCATCTGCGCACGACGAACCCAATTGAGAGTGTGTTCGCTACGGTCCGACACCGTACGGTGCGTACCAAGGGCTCGCTGTCGCCGACCACCGCCCGGCTGATGGTGTTCAAGCTGGTGATGGCGGCCGCGAAGAGCTGGCGGAGATTGATGGGCGAAAACCAGTTGCCCAAGGTGATCGCCGGTGTCAGGTTTAAGGACGGCAGCGAGGTCATTCCGATGCCGACAAACAGCGCCGCCTGA
- a CDS encoding hypothetical protein (Evidence 5 : Unknown function): MRQGQTLNDIRSQLAGSAEAQARQPAQTQPGQGAPGNFAIFNQALNNPNKEDLAHYINQYGPGGEVRAQYAAAHSGQGGQPASSFTDYAMSVLGQNGYQDAVNGYNKAQLWQLQNANYNQQSPSN, from the coding sequence ATGCGTCAGGGGCAGACGCTCAATGACATCCGCAGTCAGCTCGCTGGTTCTGCGGAAGCACAGGCGCGCCAGCCAGCGCAGACCCAGCCGGGCCAGGGCGCGCCGGGCAATTTCGCGATCTTCAATCAGGCTTTGAACAACCCGAACAAAGAAGACCTGGCCCACTACATCAACCAGTACGGGCCTGGGGGCGAAGTGCGCGCGCAGTATGCAGCGGCTCACTCAGGCCAGGGCGGCCAGCCCGCGTCATCCTTCACGGACTACGCCATGTCAGTCCTTGGGCAAAATGGATATCAGGACGCTGTGAACGGCTACAACAAGGCGCAGCTCTGGCAGTTGCAGAACGCCAACTACAACCAGCAGTCTCCGAGCAACTAG
- a CDS encoding conserved hypothetical protein (Evidence 4 : Unknown function but conserved in other organisms), translating into MADIVSGAQAPLSSDREPMAFEEFEGVVRNAIEDAEDYIDSLVAPRRQKATAYFNGEPFGNEQEGRSQYVVRVVQDAVRKTMPSLMRIFASGENAVEYAPTGEEDVEGAAQSTDYHNLVFQRDNPGYQIMLASFEDALVRITGVLKWWTETFTKNVEQSYEGLTPQQVQAFEQDPTVTITALEQLPDTDDLPSFAISIIRANVDKRTKIAALPPEEFLVSREARDEDCADLIGHRTLKTLSELTELGYDPAEIEEVAGGSSDDFDWDKDRRQRLPGLNAFGKYEPLDPAMKRYLYIEAWMRIDMDGDGVAELLKICTVGNNYRVVHYEPAEDVPLAVLCPFPTPHAVIGQSLAEQVMDLQEIESDIIRSTLDSLVQTINPRTEVVENQVNIDDVLNVEVGAIVRVTQSGAVRPLATPFVGDAGLQMMSYFDAQEQSRTGITDISQGLDPKALRSTTATGVDASVSASQARVELIARNFAEGGMKRLFRGLLLETKRHQDRPRMIRLRNKFVEVDPRTWNANMDVSVNVALGRGTDSDRLQFLMRVSEKQEAIIQQFGPSNPVAGVVEWRNTMEDIAGILGRKDTSRYFKDVSEEDLQKQIAQQKQNEKPNPADMLVMAQAEEIKNNFVIKMRQQDLDKEKLRLDDDRQRDKQDGESFLKGMELFYKYGQQPDMAILQHMTARNRFVEQNETMTGTMTGAVPMDSAASSSGRTPGFGPGNAGSSPAAASTVPPPGGPPMPPPPPQGPAQPPMGPQ; encoded by the coding sequence GTGGCAGATATTGTCTCGGGCGCTCAGGCGCCGCTCTCCTCAGACCGCGAGCCGATGGCCTTCGAAGAGTTCGAGGGCGTCGTGCGCAACGCGATCGAGGACGCGGAGGACTATATCGATTCACTCGTGGCGCCTCGCCGGCAGAAGGCGACCGCTTATTTTAATGGCGAGCCCTTCGGCAATGAACAGGAGGGGCGCAGCCAATATGTCGTGCGTGTCGTGCAGGACGCGGTTCGCAAGACGATGCCTTCGCTCATGCGCATCTTCGCCAGTGGCGAGAACGCGGTAGAATATGCGCCGACAGGTGAAGAGGACGTGGAGGGCGCCGCGCAGTCCACGGACTATCACAACCTTGTCTTTCAGCGTGATAACCCCGGTTACCAGATCATGCTGGCCTCGTTTGAGGATGCGCTGGTCCGGATCACAGGCGTCCTCAAATGGTGGACCGAGACTTTCACCAAGAACGTCGAGCAAAGCTATGAGGGACTGACACCACAGCAGGTGCAGGCCTTCGAACAAGACCCGACCGTGACCATTACGGCCTTGGAGCAACTGCCGGACACAGATGATCTCCCGTCTTTCGCCATCTCGATCATTCGCGCTAATGTCGACAAGCGCACAAAGATCGCGGCACTCCCGCCAGAGGAATTCCTTGTCTCCCGAGAGGCGCGGGACGAGGATTGTGCTGACCTCATCGGGCATCGTACTCTCAAGACCCTGAGCGAGTTGACCGAGCTGGGCTACGATCCGGCTGAAATCGAAGAGGTTGCCGGTGGATCGAGCGACGACTTCGACTGGGACAAGGACCGTCGCCAGCGCCTTCCTGGATTGAACGCGTTCGGCAAGTATGAACCGCTCGATCCTGCGATGAAGCGCTACCTCTATATCGAAGCCTGGATGCGCATCGATATGGATGGGGATGGGGTCGCTGAGCTCCTGAAAATCTGCACGGTCGGCAACAACTATCGCGTCGTGCACTACGAGCCGGCCGAGGACGTCCCGCTTGCCGTCCTGTGCCCGTTCCCGACGCCGCATGCGGTGATTGGCCAGTCTCTGGCTGAGCAGGTGATGGACCTGCAGGAGATCGAATCCGACATCATCCGCAGCACGCTCGACAGCCTTGTTCAGACGATCAATCCGCGCACGGAAGTGGTTGAAAACCAGGTCAACATTGATGACGTGCTGAATGTCGAGGTGGGCGCGATCGTCCGTGTGACGCAGTCTGGCGCGGTCAGGCCTCTGGCGACGCCGTTCGTGGGCGACGCCGGCCTTCAGATGATGTCCTATTTCGACGCGCAGGAGCAATCCCGCACGGGCATCACGGACATATCGCAGGGGCTCGATCCGAAGGCGCTGCGTTCGACGACCGCCACAGGTGTTGATGCGTCGGTCTCTGCGTCTCAGGCCCGCGTTGAGCTGATCGCCCGCAACTTTGCCGAAGGCGGCATGAAGCGGCTGTTCCGTGGCCTGTTGCTGGAGACGAAACGTCACCAGGATCGCCCGCGCATGATCCGGTTGCGCAACAAGTTCGTGGAGGTTGACCCCCGGACCTGGAATGCGAACATGGACGTGTCCGTAAATGTGGCCTTGGGCCGTGGCACGGATAGCGACCGATTGCAGTTCCTGATGCGCGTTTCCGAAAAGCAGGAAGCGATCATCCAGCAGTTCGGCCCGAGTAACCCTGTCGCTGGCGTTGTCGAGTGGCGCAACACGATGGAGGATATCGCCGGCATCCTCGGGCGCAAGGACACGTCACGCTACTTCAAGGATGTTTCGGAAGAAGATCTCCAGAAGCAGATAGCGCAGCAGAAGCAGAACGAGAAGCCGAACCCGGCCGATATGCTCGTTATGGCTCAGGCCGAGGAGATCAAAAACAATTTCGTTATCAAGATGCGCCAGCAGGATCTGGACAAGGAAAAGCTGCGCTTGGATGACGATCGCCAGCGCGACAAGCAGGATGGTGAATCTTTCCTGAAGGGCATGGAACTCTTTTACAAGTACGGCCAGCAGCCCGATATGGCCATTCTTCAGCACATGACCGCGCGCAATCGCTTCGTCGAACAGAATGAGACCATGACAGGGACGATGACGGGTGCGGTTCCGATGGATTCTGCAGCGTCGTCTAGTGGTAGGACACCTGGTTTTGGCCCAGGTAACGCAGGTTCGAGCCCTGCCGCTGCATCCACCGTCCCGCCACCCGGTGGGCCTCCTATGCCGCCACCGCCTCCACAAGGCCCCGCGCAGCCGCCCATGGGGCCACAATGA
- a CDS encoding Class I SAM-dependent methyltransferase, with protein sequence MNDLVDWRSIPGWFAFRAAYEDAVARAPDAKAQFVEVGSWKGRSTAFMANEIARSGKDIMFYAVDTWEGSEEPEHKDDPDIARLFEVFTANLNPVRRYVRPIQKPSVEAALMFPAESLDFVWLDAGHSYDDVKADIAAWLPRMKPGSVLGGDDVYWGDGGVLRAVQEAFPDQYEIKLGEGGWAYWEAKV encoded by the coding sequence ATGAACGATCTCGTCGACTGGCGCTCTATCCCGGGCTGGTTTGCCTTCCGCGCGGCCTACGAGGATGCTGTGGCTCGCGCCCCGGATGCGAAGGCGCAGTTCGTTGAGGTGGGCTCCTGGAAGGGCCGCTCAACCGCCTTCATGGCCAACGAGATAGCCCGTAGCGGCAAGGACATCATGTTCTATGCCGTTGACACATGGGAAGGCTCAGAGGAGCCGGAGCACAAGGACGATCCGGATATCGCCCGTCTGTTCGAGGTGTTCACGGCCAACCTGAACCCGGTTCGGCGCTATGTTCGCCCGATCCAGAAGCCTTCAGTCGAGGCGGCGCTGATGTTCCCGGCGGAATCGCTCGATTTCGTGTGGCTCGATGCCGGACACTCCTATGACGACGTGAAGGCGGATATCGCTGCCTGGCTGCCTCGCATGAAGCCCGGCTCAGTCTTGGGCGGGGATGATGTCTATTGGGGTGACGGAGGCGTTCTCCGCGCCGTGCAGGAAGCCTTTCCCGATCAGTACGAGATCAAGCTCGGTGAGGGCGGCTGGGCGTATTGGGAAGCAAAAGTCTGA
- a CDS encoding hypothetical protein (Evidence 5 : Unknown function), with amino-acid sequence MPRELWIEIYDESLPVTAFARAKAAFAEDERGGWSNIDLIEWICLGQYTVTGAAAFDSKDADEPIVSDKFRVPLKASYGEYFRFSPGNFRIEEGL; translated from the coding sequence ATGCCCCGAGAACTTTGGATTGAGATCTACGACGAGAGCCTGCCTGTCACTGCCTTTGCACGGGCGAAAGCCGCGTTCGCCGAAGACGAGCGGGGAGGCTGGAGCAATATCGATCTGATCGAGTGGATTTGCCTAGGCCAATATACGGTCACTGGCGCTGCGGCGTTCGACAGCAAAGACGCTGATGAGCCCATAGTGAGTGACAAGTTCCGGGTCCCACTAAAAGCTAGCTATGGCGAATATTTTCGGTTCAGCCCTGGCAATTTCAGAATCGAAGAGGGCCTATGA
- a CDS encoding hypothetical protein (Evidence 5 : Unknown function), translating into MTADEKVARIEAFLKDEAILEIFEGVEREYYAAWRATRHDQVGEREMVYARLSVLEKVRRDMKRVAEGQKVEAFKAQKRSFFSR; encoded by the coding sequence ATGACCGCAGACGAAAAGGTCGCTCGCATCGAGGCGTTCCTCAAAGATGAGGCAATCCTGGAGATATTCGAAGGCGTCGAGCGCGAATACTATGCTGCTTGGCGCGCAACCCGACACGACCAAGTTGGCGAGCGTGAGATGGTCTATGCCCGCCTCAGTGTTCTCGAAAAGGTTCGCCGCGACATGAAGCGCGTGGCGGAAGGGCAGAAGGTCGAAGCCTTCAAGGCCCAAAAACGATCCTTCTTTTCCCGATAA
- a CDS encoding conserved hypothetical protein (Evidence 4 : Unknown function but conserved in other organisms) translates to MSEANQPAPSGLGLHEAASQIEALLADPAEAPATPEAPKAKRKAAPDPVEETDEDIADDADPDDQDEDAVEDAADPDAETDDDASSEEEGEEAQDEDDSEEGDDTPADETFTLKVQGQDHTVTRDEMFELARKGFDYTQKTQALAEERKTVQTMGQQTAQERDLYARGLKAIAEQLDALQPKEPIRPDFVRIEQQYGREAAMAARMQYDDQRALWQGYDSKITWARSQVSEAEERQRQFEEQARLEYAAEQRKLLPQINPAWSDEKAFVKDSSMIREYLGSVGAPPDIESAITDNWMIKILYDAARGSQSEKQAAKPLPKPKPKAKPASTGPATARPGGANIVPRRHTDFSKAKMRLAKSGDVKDAAAAFMNMPGLIP, encoded by the coding sequence ATGTCAGAAGCCAACCAGCCTGCTCCGTCAGGCCTTGGCCTGCATGAGGCTGCCTCACAGATCGAAGCGCTTCTCGCGGACCCGGCCGAAGCCCCCGCAACTCCAGAAGCGCCTAAGGCGAAGCGAAAAGCCGCCCCCGACCCCGTCGAAGAGACGGACGAGGATATCGCGGACGACGCTGACCCGGATGATCAGGACGAGGACGCCGTTGAAGACGCAGCCGACCCCGACGCAGAAACCGACGATGACGCATCATCGGAGGAGGAGGGCGAGGAGGCGCAGGACGAAGACGACAGCGAGGAAGGAGACGACACTCCCGCTGACGAGACGTTCACCCTGAAGGTTCAGGGCCAGGACCATACCGTCACGCGCGATGAGATGTTCGAGCTCGCCCGCAAAGGCTTCGACTATACCCAGAAAACTCAGGCTCTCGCCGAGGAACGTAAAACCGTCCAAACCATGGGCCAGCAGACAGCCCAGGAGCGCGACCTTTACGCCCGTGGCTTGAAAGCCATAGCTGAACAGTTGGATGCACTCCAACCGAAGGAGCCCATCCGGCCCGACTTTGTTCGTATTGAACAACAATACGGCAGAGAAGCGGCAATGGCTGCTCGGATGCAGTACGACGATCAAAGGGCACTGTGGCAAGGCTACGACAGCAAAATCACTTGGGCCCGCTCTCAGGTCTCAGAGGCCGAGGAGCGGCAGCGTCAATTCGAGGAGCAGGCCCGGCTGGAATATGCCGCGGAACAGCGCAAGCTCCTGCCTCAGATCAATCCAGCCTGGTCGGATGAAAAGGCTTTCGTGAAGGACAGCAGCATGATCCGGGAATATCTCGGATCGGTTGGCGCTCCTCCCGACATCGAAAGCGCGATCACCGACAACTGGATGATCAAGATCCTTTATGACGCGGCGCGTGGTTCCCAGTCTGAGAAACAGGCCGCGAAGCCTCTGCCGAAGCCAAAGCCCAAGGCAAAGCCGGCCTCAACAGGCCCGGCTACAGCTCGTCCCGGTGGTGCCAACATAGTGCCCCGCCGTCACACTGATTTCAGCAAAGCGAAGATGCGTCTCGCCAAATCCGGCGATGTGAAGGATGCGGCAGCCGCATTCATGAACATGCCAGGGCTCATTCCATAG
- a CDS encoding putative phage major head protein (Evidence 3 : Putative function from multiple computational evidences), with protein MAVPSGTIQAVSRTKTIAEDVSNIITQIDPEETPFVSNIGEESVENSIYEWLVDNLNAATTANAAIDADDAPAPSSLAQLRANNYSQIFVKAVAVGGRYEAVKKYGMRSAMAYELAQRGSELKLDIEMTLLSNNTAYGGAANAASNTAGLMAWIRTNVNKNTAGVNPTLSGTTDGHPVTGRTASTARVFTEGMLKDVLQQQWVKGGKPKQIYMGAFNTGAAAAFPGLAQQQYQAPAGPTTIVGAASVYWSQWGKLTFVPSRLMPQGVVYTIDPSKVTRATLRGYQTFDLARTGDSTRKQLLYEGGLKVHNEAAHGIIADLTTA; from the coding sequence ATGGCAGTCCCCTCAGGGACCATCCAGGCGGTGTCGCGCACGAAGACGATCGCCGAGGACGTGTCCAACATCATCACTCAGATCGACCCGGAAGAGACCCCTTTTGTCTCGAACATCGGAGAGGAGTCCGTTGAGAACTCCATCTACGAGTGGCTGGTCGATAATCTGAATGCCGCCACGACCGCCAACGCCGCGATTGACGCCGACGATGCTCCGGCACCGTCGTCGTTGGCGCAGCTTCGCGCCAACAACTACAGCCAGATCTTTGTGAAGGCTGTTGCTGTTGGTGGCCGCTACGAGGCGGTCAAGAAGTACGGCATGCGTTCCGCGATGGCCTATGAACTGGCCCAGCGCGGCTCTGAGCTGAAGCTCGATATCGAGATGACGCTCCTGTCGAACAACACCGCCTATGGCGGCGCGGCCAATGCGGCGTCAAACACTGCCGGCCTGATGGCCTGGATCCGCACCAACGTGAACAAGAACACGGCTGGCGTGAACCCGACCCTCTCCGGCACGACCGATGGTCACCCTGTCACTGGTCGTACTGCCTCGACTGCCCGCGTCTTCACCGAAGGCATGCTGAAGGATGTCCTCCAGCAGCAGTGGGTTAAGGGCGGCAAGCCGAAGCAGATCTACATGGGTGCCTTCAATACCGGCGCCGCCGCCGCGTTCCCCGGCCTTGCTCAACAGCAATATCAGGCGCCGGCAGGCCCGACGACTATTGTCGGTGCGGCCTCTGTCTACTGGTCTCAGTGGGGCAAGCTCACCTTCGTGCCCTCGCGGTTGATGCCGCAGGGGGTCGTCTACACCATCGACCCGTCGAAGGTCACTCGCGCTACCCTGCGCGGCTATCAGACCTTTGATCTGGCTCGGACCGGTGACTCCACCCGCAAGCAGCTCCTCTACGAAGGCGGCCTGAAGGTCCACAACGAAGCCGCGCACGGCATTATTGCCGATCTCACCACGGCGTAA
- a CDS encoding hypothetical protein (Evidence 5 : Unknown function), whose product MLNPHIKAEFDGLVAEIYVFTDIEISVRIVPNDEPRLRHLAKHIHLHKHGAHTDGIDLLKARLAEGVDPSISRGPVKGDSTDILLAPRRVVGGDDVLVMGQKSRQEIRREHHIAIKPQDRVCAFRQGVVRQGVARCLDQRSRSNPDIEAIAREMLPVPPLECADTDHEPRMEKISTRDADGNFHGASEVAGLDPKMTVVAVIQELGDLFHHLVVVDRFACGAVDQVPVDQAEIQAERDVAHVLHVAADMAVVVVVKALVALKQARDVLLSDDLDLISHRIISEEPLDALLFVLAERNEVHGMPQMRRGSRSRPSRCRYAVVRSAIMPCAASLWTFRPPS is encoded by the coding sequence ATGCTCAACCCACACATCAAAGCCGAGTTTGATGGCCTTGTTGCAGAAATATATGTCTTCACCGACATAGAAATCAGTGTTCGGATTGTACCCAACGATGAACCACGGCTTCGGCATCTTGCGAAGCACATCCATCTTCACAAGCATGGCGCCCATACCGATGGAATTGATCTTTTGAAGGCCCGTCTTGCCGAAGGAGTTGACCCATCCATCAGTCGTGGACCGGTCAAAGGCGACAGTACCGATATCCTCCTGGCGCCGCGTCGAGTAGTTGGCGGCGATGATGTCCTTGTCATGGGCCAGAAGTCTCGCCAGGAGATCAGGCGGGAACACCATATCGCTATCAAGCCACAGGATCGCGTCTGCGCCTTCCGCCAAGGCGTTGTTCGCCAAGGTGTTGCGCGATGTCTCGATCAACGTTCCCGCAGCAATCCGGATATCGAGGCAATCGCCCGGGAAATGCTCCCGGTGCCACCGCTGGAGTGCGCAGACACGGATCATGAACCGCGAATGGAGAAGATCTCCACACGGGATGCAGACGGCAATTTTCATGGAGCCTCAGAAGTGGCCGGGCTTGACCCGAAAATGACGGTTGTCGCTGTCATTCAGGAACTTGGCGATCTCTTTCATCACCTCGTCGTGGTCGATCGCTTCGCCTGTGGCGCTGTCGATCAGGTTCCTGTTGACCAGGCTGAAATACAGGCTGAGCGGGATGTCGCCCACGTGCTCCATGTCGCCGCGGACATGGCGGTCGTTGTCGTTGTAAAGGCGCTTGTTGCGCTCAAGCAGGCCCGAGACGTCCTGCTGAGTGATGATCTCGATCTGATCAGTCACAGGATCATATCCGAAGAACCGCTTGATGCGCTGCTCTTCGTTCTCGCTGAACGGAATGAAGTCCATGGTATGCCTCAAATGAGAAGGGGCAGCCGAAGCCGCCCCTCTCGTTGTCGTTACGCCGTGGTGAGATCGGCAATAATGCCGTGCGCGGCTTCGTTGTGGACCTTCAGGCCGCCTTCGTAG
- a CDS encoding hypothetical protein (Evidence 5 : Unknown function) — translation MDFIPFSENEEQRIKRFFGYDPVTDQIEIITQQDVSGLLERNKRLYNDNDRHVRGDMEHVGDIPLSLYFSLVNRNLIDSATGEAIDHDEVMKEIAKFLNDSDNRHFRVKPGHF, via the coding sequence ATGGACTTCATTCCGTTCAGCGAGAACGAAGAGCAGCGCATCAAGCGGTTCTTCGGATATGATCCTGTGACTGATCAGATCGAGATCATCACTCAGCAGGACGTCTCGGGCCTGCTTGAGCGCAACAAGCGCCTTTACAACGACAACGACCGCCATGTCCGCGGCGACATGGAGCACGTGGGCGACATCCCGCTCAGCCTGTATTTCAGCCTGGTCAACAGGAACCTGATCGACAGCGCCACAGGCGAAGCGATCGACCACGACGAGGTGATGAAAGAGATCGCCAAGTTCCTGAATGACAGCGACAACCGTCATTTTCGGGTCAAGCCCGGCCACTTCTGA
- a CDS encoding hypothetical protein (Evidence 5 : Unknown function): protein MKIAVCIPCGDLLHSRFMIRVCALQRWHREHFPGDCLDIRIAAGTLIETSRNTLANNALAEGADAILWLDSDMVFPPDLLARLLAHDKDIIAANYSTRRQEDIGTVAFDRSTTDGWVNSFGKTGLQKINSIGMGAMLVKMDVLRKMPKPWFIVGYNPNTDFYVGEDIYFCNKAIKLGFDVWVEHDLSQETGHLGQFEYTMEIVGAAHGTKEGWEIAYGDQRPEPEAPEMGLEQV, encoded by the coding sequence ATGAAAATTGCCGTCTGCATCCCGTGTGGAGATCTTCTCCATTCGCGGTTCATGATCCGTGTCTGCGCACTCCAGCGGTGGCACCGGGAGCATTTCCCGGGCGATTGCCTCGATATCCGGATTGCTGCGGGAACGTTGATCGAGACATCGCGCAACACCTTGGCGAACAACGCCTTGGCGGAAGGCGCAGACGCGATCCTGTGGCTTGATAGCGATATGGTGTTCCCGCCTGATCTCCTGGCGAGACTTCTGGCCCATGACAAGGACATCATCGCCGCCAACTACTCGACGCGGCGCCAGGAGGATATCGGTACTGTCGCCTTTGACCGGTCCACGACTGATGGATGGGTCAACTCCTTCGGCAAGACGGGCCTTCAAAAGATCAATTCCATCGGTATGGGCGCCATGCTTGTGAAGATGGATGTGCTTCGCAAGATGCCGAAGCCGTGGTTCATCGTTGGGTACAATCCGAACACTGATTTCTATGTCGGTGAAGACATATATTTCTGCAACAAGGCCATCAAACTCGGCTTTGATGTGTGGGTTGAGCATGACCTGTCACAGGAAACAGGGCATCTCGGTCAGTTCGAATACACCATGGAAATCGTCGGGGCAGCTCACGGCACGAAAGAGGGCTGGGAAATCGCCTATGGCGACCAGCGTCCGGAGCCCGAAGCCCCAGAGATGGGACTGGAGCAGGTCTGA
- a CDS encoding hypothetical protein (Evidence 5 : Unknown function), protein MSLDTYDGLKEEIAAWLVEAGVADFEARVPTFIRMFEVRANRKLRHRSMVKRATALVEDQFVPLPVGWLEAINVQVNAQDPQPLEYKAMDFLDEIRGATSSGQLRYYTIVANTIELVPTPVGTTEIEMVYYEKIPSLSASNQTNWLLAEAPDVYLFGSLMNAELYGVNDERVTTWATAMSEAMDALTSSSTTATHSGSGLIARPRRALGVK, encoded by the coding sequence ATGTCCCTTGATACCTACGACGGCCTCAAGGAGGAGATAGCCGCATGGCTTGTCGAGGCCGGGGTCGCTGATTTCGAGGCGCGCGTTCCGACCTTCATTCGGATGTTCGAGGTCAGGGCAAACCGCAAGCTTCGTCACCGCTCCATGGTCAAGCGAGCTACGGCCCTTGTCGAGGATCAGTTTGTTCCTTTGCCTGTCGGCTGGCTTGAAGCGATCAATGTGCAGGTGAATGCCCAGGATCCGCAGCCGCTCGAATACAAGGCTATGGATTTTCTCGATGAGATCCGGGGCGCGACGTCAAGCGGTCAGCTCCGCTACTACACGATCGTAGCGAACACTATCGAACTGGTCCCGACGCCTGTTGGGACAACCGAAATTGAGATGGTCTATTACGAAAAGATCCCGTCTCTTTCGGCTTCCAATCAGACCAATTGGCTACTCGCGGAAGCGCCGGATGTCTACCTGTTCGGTTCCCTGATGAATGCCGAGTTGTACGGCGTCAACGACGAACGCGTGACCACATGGGCGACGGCGATGTCCGAAGCCATGGATGCACTCACGTCCTCATCCACCACGGCTACACATAGCGGCTCTGGGCTGATCGCCCGGCCAAGACGGGCACTCGGAGTGAAATAA
- a CDS encoding conserved hypothetical protein (Evidence 4 : Unknown function but conserved in other organisms), whose translation MSISNYLEDKIVGYVFTDEAFTPPTNFYVALFTSDPGETGSGTEVSTSGTAYARQEITFTRSNNVASNNALIEWDTAASGWGTVTFGAVYDALTSGNILASGALATPKTIATGDVFRLGVGDFTFTLD comes from the coding sequence ATGAGCATTTCGAACTATCTGGAGGATAAGATCGTCGGGTATGTCTTCACCGACGAAGCCTTTACGCCTCCAACGAATTTCTATGTCGCGCTGTTCACCTCAGATCCCGGCGAAACCGGATCCGGCACGGAAGTGTCAACTTCAGGCACGGCCTATGCGCGCCAGGAAATCACCTTCACCCGATCGAACAACGTCGCCTCGAACAATGCTCTGATCGAGTGGGATACGGCGGCCTCTGGTTGGGGCACAGTGACCTTCGGGGCGGTTTATGACGCGCTGACATCGGGCAACATCCTCGCGTCGGGCGCGCTTGCCACGCCAAAGACTATCGCGACCGGCGACGTGTTCCGTCTCGGCGTCGGCGACTTCACCTTCACGCTCGACTAG